From the Lactuca sativa cultivar Salinas chromosome 9, Lsat_Salinas_v11, whole genome shotgun sequence genome, the window ACGTGGACCTTTACCTATCTGTAAAATTACAAAGTTAATAATTAACATAAATTAGAAGAATATGtgaattatattaaaaaaaaaaaaaggaaaaaaaaaatatttatatgatGAACACCTGTGCTTCCTGCTCAGCCTTGAGCACTGGGTTCTCCTTATCTGCTTTTGTATCACCCAcacattcatttattttgttCAGATCAGCCCCTGAGAGATCTCAAATTAATGTCTTGAACACAATATATAACAATAAATTATATATCATGCAACAAGTATGTTGAGATTAATAGGGAAATAATAATGTAGTTTACTCTTTTTACCCAATATACTAATATTTCTTTACACATAATAAGGTCAGAGAACGTTTTGAAAACTCACCAAGTGATTTGATTACTTCTTCTGCACATTCTTTATTGTACTTCTCTTCTTTCATGGGACAACGAATAGCAAAATCTGTGACATAATCCCACCATAACCATGGTTTTCCAGATTCATTAGCGACTTTAAAGAAGCACGCCTGTCTTAAATTCTGGATAACAACATCTTTCCCATCGTACCCTCGAGCGAAATCCTCTTCAGGATCAGGAGCACAATATCTTCCATGGTTGATACACTGAGACTTACACTGTTTACTCAAAATGAAAGCTTCAGGACAATACCAAGTGATGTAATGTGGTGTGAATTGCGTATACCCTTTCTTCTCTAAAATTTGAGCGACTCCTTTGAAATCTTTTAGAAAATTCTTTTGACTATCGCATTTCGGCCCACATTCATCGTTGCTGTTCGTCCAAAATTCGTATTCAACTCGATCATCGGGGTGAGGAAGAGCTTCTCTCCAATCGAGGTTTACTTTTACCATTTCTGGCTTTTCTAGGGCTCGTTTTATCGCTTCCCCAAGTGATTGACTTATGAGGGCTGAAGGGATGGAGATGTTCTGTAAGTAATTGAAACGTGCACTTTCTTCTTCTGGTGTGTCCATGGTGATCAGAGGCTCAGGCCTGTCATCGGCGACGAGAATAGCGGCGGCTCCGGCTCTCTGTGCGTTCCATGCCTTTAACGTAAAATAACAGTCTGCCATACAGTAAATAATCAAATTTACTTTTTTACCCATAACAATATATTTATAAGTTATTTACCAATAATAGCAATGTGTAATAAATAAAGTACAATGCCTATTTTGTACCAAATTGTAATTATGTTGCTTCTTGCTAGTTCCATGCCTTTAACAAAAAGGTATATTACTATCATGGTAAAGAAATATAAGTATATTGTTATTTTGGATAAGAAATATAATAAACTATAGATATTGGTAGCTAGACTAAGATATATtgttattttttgcatttttccTATTTGTTTGTTAGCAAGTTGTCAAGAATAGGTGTGATTATGGTTTACCACATGTTTTCTAAATTGTAACTTATAAAGGGAAATTATTATACTATATGAGTAAATTACAAAATTGGTCCCTATGATAGTACAAAAAGTATAGTTTGAATCCATTTTTTTCATTCGCATGATCAGACCAAAATTGAAACTTCCCTGTAGATTTGGTATTTGTGGTATCCAAAAAATGCAGTTTGAGTCATTTTGTTTAGATGGTAGTCAACTCAAACGACCAAATTTGTACTTTTTGGGATACCACGAGGACCAAATTTGTATGGAAGTTTTAATTTTGGACTGATCATGcgaatgaaaaaaaaatagacAAACTGCATTTTTTAAGatcaaatattttcttttttatctTGTAGATTTTGGTAATTCATGACACTTCATAGAACATTCATTATTCATATATGTCTTACACTAATCTACCTTAACTTCTATTTTACATTCAAACCTTGTTTGTTTTCTATCTAATACACTATTTTGCAGATCTAGTATGACGTTATTGTTTTTTGTTCAAATCCTTATTATAATAAAATGAATCACATTGATTCTACTTTTACAATACTAATGAATTTTTTGCATGATAAAGAATAATAAAATCGAGCAAAAGGGTAAAAACGTAAATTTACCGCCTCGATCAACAAGAAGGAAAACAGGAAGGCCAGCGCCAGATTTGAATTTGAAGGAAACATCATCAGAGAAACTCCTGCAAGCCCTTTGATTGGCTTTTGGATAAAGAACAGCTCCAGCTAATGTTCCTCCATACTGAGGAACACCAAAATTACCAATTGCACATTCATATGTATCTTTTAGATTCTGAGGTGACGTCACCCTCAAACTGTTCTTCTCAACCACAAATCTACCCAATGTAGACTCACAAATCAACAACAAAACAcatattacaaaccctaatctcccTTCCCTCATAATTTATTGAGAAAAAGATTGACTACCCAGATCACAAAATCAAATCAAAGATTAGTTCTTCACTCACATTCAATCAAATCTATCAAAAAACAAAACGATTAAAAGCTGATTTTGATGATGTTTTAAACACAAATTTCAAGACATTCAAAACATACTCCTCTTGAACCTGTTTTATTGATTAAATGTCATGGGTTTGAGCTGGATTTGGGACAAAATAAGggaaatttttagaaaatagGGAAAAAGGTGAAGGTTGGAAATGTGTTGATATTACTTGTGAGAGTAAGATGTTGTGTTTTCTACAAGTGTAAGTCAGAGAGGAATTTACAGACAGAGAAAGAATCGAGACTCTTGTGGTGGAAGCATATGAGGAGAGATGTAAACTGCCATTTGATCAAGTCTTTGTTTAATTAACAACCTTACACGTAATATGAAAAATAGAGGGTGAACGAAATTTGTTCATAATTCAGCTTAGGCATGTTGCAAACTTTGAGCCTATTAAATGAAAAAACTTTAATAGAAAACCCCAAAAAACTGACTAAAATATCTttaaaaaaatgacttttttaagCTCCAAGTAAAAAAAGAGATTTtccatatttttttattcttacAGCATCATATGAGTGTAATGTCACTTGTCTTTTGATTCTGTCGAATTATTTATTGAAATTATTCTATGTTAACGAATAGTAATACTCGTTTAAAGATagttttaaataaatatcaacaatTGTTTTATATCTTTTTAACAAATACGTTAATTATTTACAATTAATAGTTATTTAACGTGGTGcaattatttataatttaaataaaaaagtttACTAAAATCTATAATAATCAAATGTTACAATAgagaaattaattaaaaaaaaatattgatttatTTTATGATACTTCGGACATGGAATTTCATGGAATCTAAAAAATCCTAATTCTTTTGATTTTGTCAACCAAATGCAATTTCAATTCCTCCAAAATCCAATGAACCAAACACACCTAAGTGTTATTTCTTAATCATGTATGCGCATAGACAATAAACATTTATTGAAAGTGAAAAATACTTGAAAAATAACCTATGCTTTAAGTGATATGACAAATATCTTCACTTCAAAGGGTAAACATACAATGTATGAGAAGTTAAAATTGTCAACATATTTTACAtctgatttttatttattaattctcATTACTTTGGTATCATCCTGATTGAGATATATGTTGAACAACTAAGCCTTGTCCACCTGCAATACCAAAATTATACTTATTACTCATTATACACTAATATAGATCAAATTATGTAAGTTTTGTCCCAACCAAAAAGACGAGAATGCCCTCATCATTGAAAACAGTTATAAAAAGATATCAAAAAAGGCTTTTTACCTTCCTCATGAGGATGAATAGCCTCTGATCAAGCTCAAACTTAGCTGCAATCGAAGGGTCACCCCTCAACAACATCAATAAACCACCAAATGAGACATAAATGTCCCTGAAAAAACAAGAGCAGTCGACACTTGAGATCAAATTTCATAAACTGGATAAAGGGCAAAATAGTAATATGACTCAACATACGCTTTAACATTAGCTCCTGAACCTTCTTCATTGATCCTATACAACTTTCCATGCATCACATAGTCAAACTTGTCAGCAAGCGACTTTCGCCCACCCTGAAATAAAAAGTATGTGCAATTCAAGATAATGGATTAAATTTAAACTCAATATCAAATTATTCTtttatcatcaaaagtcaaaacccaaaaaaaaaaagtcaaagtgTTGAGATTACAGGAGAAAAGAATCCACTGTCAGGAGTTCCATCCAAGTTCAAGGTAGTTGCTAGAACCATCATAAATTTCTCACCAACATGCATAGGATAAACATCTGTATTCACATCCAGCTGCATGTACATATCAAATTGATCGCTTCTTGCTTCAATACGATTaactatttcaaaaaaaaaaccaacAAACATATTCAGATACTAACTTCTTATTGAAAGGATATAACAGTAATTTACtatggttactttcttgaacTACCAATATTCCAAGCTACTTTTCAATTGGATTCAAGAGAAGGAGAATGGGaggaggatgatgatgatgatgatgatgggagTGAAGAATACCTTTGTCAAATTTCTTGCCATCAGGGTCAAGCTGATCAACCCTAAATATATCTTCAAACAACGTTTCAACCATCCTTTAAGAGTTATATGAATTCACCTACAAAACAAAAACTTAATTTAATTGATAAAAGTAAAACAATTCTTCATCTGGCATGGTATGAAATCCGTGAATTGCTTACAAGAATCGCTAGTTAATTAAACAACCAAATCCACTGATTAGAAAGTAGAAAGAAAAAGACTGATTTCAAATTGATGGGACTATTTACTATTAGAGGGAGTTTGGTTAGGAAGTGGAATCTTTCCAAGGAATTGGAATAAGAATAATCTGGAAACGATAATTGGAATGGAATTCAATTCTATTCTATTCCTTTGTATATTTTTGTGTGGTTTGTAGATGAAGTGGAATGTAAACCAATGACAAATGACATGATTCACCGCTTCACGTTCACCGTTCACGAAATCTTTCAGATACTTTGTGAGAATAGTAAATCT encodes:
- the LOC111898203 gene encoding DNA-directed RNA polymerases II and V subunit 8A, translated to MVETLFEDIFRVDQLDPDGKKFDKVNRIEARSDQFDMYMQLDVNTDVYPMHVGEKFMMVLATTLNLDGTPDSGFFSPGGRKSLADKFDYVMHGKLYRINEEGSGANVKADIYVSFGGLLMLLRGDPSIAAKFELDQRLFILMRKVDKA
- the LOC111898205 gene encoding vacuolar-sorting receptor 2 codes for the protein MREGRLGFVICVLLLICESTLGRFVVEKNSLRVTSPQNLKDTYECAIGNFGVPQYGGTLAGAVLYPKANQRACRSFSDDVSFKFKSGAGLPVFLLVDRGDCYFTLKAWNAQRAGAAAILVADDRPEPLITMDTPEEESARFNYLQNISIPSALISQSLGEAIKRALEKPEMVKVNLDWREALPHPDDRVEYEFWTNSNDECGPKCDSQKNFLKDFKGVAQILEKKGYTQFTPHYITWYCPEAFILSKQCKSQCINHGRYCAPDPEEDFARGYDGKDVVIQNLRQACFFKVANESGKPWLWWDYVTDFAIRCPMKEEKYNKECAEEVIKSLGADLNKINECVGDTKADKENPVLKAEQEAQIGKGPRGDVTILPTLIINNRQFRGKLDKGTVLKAICSGFEETTEPVICLREGIETNECMENNGGCWMDKTLNITACRDTFRGRVCQCPIVQGVKFFGDGYKHCEASGALPCDLNNGGCWKDTQQGRTYSACIDDHTEGCKCPPGFRGDGVKNCEDIDECEEKTACQCPNCKCKNTWGSYDCKCGGNMLYIREHDTCISKDAISGVGWGFMWVIILGMAVAGVAGYAFYKYRIRTYMDSEIRAIMAQYMPLDNQAEIAVHASHGNV